ATTCGATGGTTTTATAGTTTAAGAAGATAAGCATGGACGCAGGATACAAGTCTGGAGATACTATACTAATTCACTAATCTCTAATTCACTAATTCGCTATTTTCAGGAGAAGAAATGCTGAAGGTAGAAAATCTTGAGGTTTATTATCATCATATCCATGCCCTTGCAGGGATTTCATTCGAGGTAAATGAGGGAGAGATTGTTGCCCTCTTAGGGGCTAATGGTGCGGGTAAAACAACAACTCTTGCCGCTATCTCAGGATTGGTAAAGATATGTAATGGGGCAATTAGATTTTTAGACCAGGACATTACCCCTTTAAAACCACATCAGATTGTTCAACTTGGAATTACACAGGTGCCTGAAGGAAGAGGGATATTTGAACCATTAACCGTGATGGAAAATCTCCAACTTGGGGGTTGGACAAAAAAGAACTCAAAAAAACAAATAGCCTATGTTTTTGAGATATTTCCACTTCTTTATGAGCGTCGGGCACAAGTCGCCGGCACATTAAGTGGTGGGGAACAACAAATGTTAGCCATTGGCAGGGCTTTGGTTAGCAATCCTAAACTTTTACTCTTAGATGAACCATCTTTAGGATTAGCCCCTAAACTTATCGAGAGGATATTTAAAACAATTGCACGGATTAATCAAGAAGGAACATCTATTCTCCTTGTAGAACAAAATGCTTATATGTCACTTAATATTGCTCATCGCGGGTATATTTTTGAAACAGGGAAAATAATATTGGCGGGGAAAAGTGATGAACTTGTCCAAAATGAATTAGTGAAAAAGGCCTATTTAGGTCATTAACTTAAGCCGATGCCTATCATCCGTGCCATTCTCTCGGCAACCCCCTCTATTATCTCTTCTTTTGTGAGAGAATGACTATTCAGTCGTTCGATGACCTCTGAGATTTTTTCCTGACGAATATCAGGGATGGCAACCATTATCTTTTTTGCTAATTCTTTTGCTTCAACCCTCTCCTGTTGAATTCCTCTTGCCTGAGAAGAAATAGATACTTTATCTGCAAGTGCCGGATCATTCTCTATTCCTTTGGGTTTGACCCCATTTACCTCAGTTACTTTTGGTGTTAATGTAATTGGATTTACTACCATAATTTTATCTCCCCTCCTTTTTTAATCGACATTTATTTAAAAAAACTTTAGTAAAATTTAAAAAAAAATTAACTTTTCTGTAACTATTCAGCATACCAAGCAAGTAGGAAGTAGGAAGTAGGAAAGGGGGAAAATACTTCATACTATTTTACTCTTAATTGATTTGATTAAACCTATAAGCATCCTACTCACTTCTTCAGATATATCCCAAATGGATTGAAAATCTGGCAGATAATTAAGATCTTTAGATAGAATTAGATAATACCTTTCCTACTCTCCTACTTCCTACTTTCAGGGAAATCTCCCCCATTTCACTGACGCATTACCTTAGTTCTTCAAGAGAGCCCTGGCTTATATTATAGGCATTTAACTTATTCTTTATGCCTTGTTTCTTAAAACCTTCTGCAATATTTGCTGGAATAGAAACAGCCGCTTTGCACATCTGTTGCACCAATCCATATTTTTCTTCAGTGGGGAAGTTTTTGGTTATTTCGTATATTCTTATCACTAAATGATGGCTTTTTTGCCATACTACAAGTTGTCTAAAATCATCTAACTTCTCATTCATTTTCTTCCCCTTTCCTACTTCCCTACTCTCCTACTTTCCTACAGGGTGAATAGTTACACTTTTCTTACCATTTCAAATATATCATAGAATTATATAGATGTCAATTCTAAACATAGCCTGGATTATCCAATTAGCGTTACGCCAGTTGGATAATTAACGCTTTGCTTGCTCTAATATCCAGCGTTTGAAAAAGATATCACAAATTATGTATTGGCCATTTTCCTTTTCTATTAGTTCTTTTTCCATTAGTCCCTTGAGTGCCTTTTGAACACTTGAAGGTGCTCCCAGATTATATCTTCTTAAGAAATCAGTTGAGAATACTTCTGCCTTTTCTTGTTGACTTAAACCTGCCAGAACCTGTTTTTGTTTTAGAGTCAAGGTATCCCAAATAGTGGCAAAAAGGGTTGATTCTTTCTTAAGCAATCCCAAAAGAGCCAGAGCAACACTCTTTTCTTCTACTTTTACCTGGTCGCTATATTCATCCCATAAAATATGGCAGAGATATTGAGTATAATAAGGATGGCATTCAGAGATTTCTACAATTTTTTCTATGGTTTTGTCTTCTATCTGAATCTGGCTTCTTTTGAAGTGGTATTTAATAAACGAAATAAGATTACCTTTTTCTATTTTTCCCAATGGGAAGTGCTTGCCACTTTTATAAAAAGG
The sequence above is drawn from the bacterium genome and encodes:
- a CDS encoding ABC transporter ATP-binding protein is translated as MLKVENLEVYYHHIHALAGISFEVNEGEIVALLGANGAGKTTTLAAISGLVKICNGAIRFLDQDITPLKPHQIVQLGITQVPEGRGIFEPLTVMENLQLGGWTKKNSKKQIAYVFEIFPLLYERRAQVAGTLSGGEQQMLAIGRALVSNPKLLLLDEPSLGLAPKLIERIFKTIARINQEGTSILLVEQNAYMSLNIAHRGYIFETGKIILAGKSDELVQNELVKKAYLGH
- a CDS encoding flagellar biosynthesis anti-sigma factor FlgM, whose translation is MVVNPITLTPKVTEVNGVKPKGIENDPALADKVSISSQARGIQQERVEAKELAKKIMVAIPDIRQEKISEVIERLNSHSLTKEEIIEGVAERMARMIGIGLS
- a CDS encoding four helix bundle protein, which gives rise to MNEKLDDFRQLVVWQKSHHLVIRIYEITKNFPTEEKYGLVQQMCKAAVSIPANIAEGFKKQGIKNKLNAYNISQGSLEELR